TATCGGCAGCTCAGTGGACGTGATGTACGGACTCGGGCTTGACATGCCAAAAGGGATCTGGATCGGCGGCTTCTACTGGTTCCAGCAGAACAGAACACAAGTGAACCAAGATTTCGTGGACGCTTACTACCGCAAATACAAATTTCCCCCGGATTACAATGCACACGGCGGGTATTCCGGAGTGAAGGCCTATGTCGCAGCATTGCAGAAGGCGGGAACCACGAATAAGGAAAGCGTGATCAAGGCCCTGGAGGGGTTGGTTCTGGACCTTCCTATCGGCAAGACCCTCATTCGAGCCGAGGATCACCAGGCGGTCCTTGATGCGGCTTGGGGCTTGACCTCCGATTTCGACAGCAAGTACCGCTGCAGGCTGTTGAAACCCTTGAAGGTATTTCCCGGGGATGAGATCACCATGCCCGTAGAACAGACCGGCTGCAAGATGCCCCGCTGATCCGTTAAGCAGAGCGCGGGCAGTTTTTCGTGCGCTCCCACGGTCCCAGGAGGATGACTACCGACCCGCCAGGGTCCAAAAAGGGGCGCGTTTCTCTAGCTTTCCCTCAGAAATGCTGCCGCGTTCTTGAATATTGCCAATCCGTCCCCCTCCTCCGGAAGCTCTTCGCGCGTCCAGCGGGGGTGGTTTGTCCTGTGGACAAAGCATTCCGGATGGGGCATCAGGCCGAACACCCGGCCGGTGGGATCACAAACCCCTGCTATGGCCATCTCTGAACCGTTGGGATTGTAGGGATATTCCGTGGTCGGATCATCACGGTCCGGCCAAGAATACCTGAGCGCGGCTTGATGCCTGTTTACGATTCCCCGTGTGAACTCGGGATCGCGCCCCACGATCTTGCCTTCGCCATGCCGCACAGGAAGATAGAGGCGTTCAATCCCCCGCGTAAAGACGCACGGAGAATTGCGATCCACAATGAGATTCACCCATCGGTCCTCGAAACGGCCTTGGTCATTGCCCATCAGGGTCAAATCTCGTCGGGTGTAGTCTCCTTCCACGGCCGGGAGCATTCCCAATTTGGTAAGGAGTTGAAATCCGTTACATATTCCAAGCAACAGCCCGCCGGATTGCACGAACCGAATTAGCCGATCGATCAGCCGATCCCCGTTGATCCGAGAATGCTTGATTCGATTGGCGCAAGCCTGAGCCGCACCAAGATCGTCACCGTCCAGAAATCCACCCGGGAAGACTATT
This portion of the Desulfomonile tiedjei genome encodes:
- a CDS encoding phosphoribosylformylglycinamidine synthase subunit PurQ — encoded protein: MKLNALVPTGHGINCELETRRALELAGFDRIDLVHLNLLAAGEADPANYGIIVFPGGFLDGDDLGAAQACANRIKHSRINGDRLIDRLIRFVQSGGLLLGICNGFQLLTKLGMLPAVEGDYTRRDLTLMGNDQGRFEDRWVNLIVDRNSPCVFTRGIERLYLPVRHGEGKIVGRDPEFTRGIVNRHQAALRYSWPDRDDPTTEYPYNPNGSEMAIAGVCDPTGRVFGLMPHPECFVHRTNHPRWTREELPEEGDGLAIFKNAAAFLRES